A stretch of DNA from Candidatus Eisenbacteria bacterium:
GGCACAAAGGAGCGGGGCAGAATGTTCAAGACACTCACCGCGATCCATTTTGTACAACCAGAACCGCTTCAGCTTCGGCATGAGCATATCCGGGATGATGACATCTCCGGTCCGGCCACGCTTGGCTATCTCGGGGCGGACCCGGATGCGAGTTCTGACCGCGCCATCGGGGAAGTAGATGTCGCCGACATTGAGGCCGACCAGCTCGCTCAGGCGCAGGCCGGTGCCCAGGGCCAGGGCTACTATAATGTGATCCCGTTGATGGCCGGAGCTGGTCTGCAACAGGGCCTTCTGCTCGTCGGCTGTCAGGGTTTGGGGGCTTAATCTAGACATGGTTTCCTCCTCCTGATCCATTCGTTGCTTGGTTGGTCGGCAGGAGTCAAGTGATTCTGCAACAATATAATAGGGCGTTTTCAGCTTGATATCCGGGGCGGGAGGAGCGTTGCTTGGACCAGGAAGGAGGGCTGAATAATGAGGATAGGACCGAATGATTCAATATGGGTCGTTGTGGACGCAGGGCCCGAGAGCGAGCAGGACGATATCCTGTTTCAGACCACGCTGCGGGGCTTGGATCTGCAATTCAAGGGCGGGCTGACGATGGACCGGAATCCCACGCTATTCACTGACCGGAAGGAGGCCGAGATCGAGGCTTATGGACGTCTCACCGCACAGGCCATCGCTAACGCAGGGATTGGGGCCAAGTTGGAGGAGGTTCGGTACATCGAGATCCTGGATGGTGACGGGAAGCTGCTTTTTGAGGCGGGTTGCCTTAAGCAATCTTACTCATAGAAAGAAAACAATGAATAAGCAAATGAAAAAAGGGACCTCCGCGACCAAGAAGTTGAGCATCTAGACGGATGCAGAAAGTTACAGTATAATAACCCAGAGATGAAAACATCCACCGAGTTCTATTCAATTATTGTGATTGACAAACTCCACAAGGAGTCAAAATGCGAAAGAAACTATTTATACTCTTTCTTTGCCTGACCGGATTTATTACCACCTCCTTTGGAGAGATACTGGACGTACCAGTCGAGTATTCATCAATTCAAGCCGCCATTAATGCTACGAACGATGGGGATACAGTCAGGGTAGCCGCTGGCACCTATTCAGAGTACCTTAGGATTGAATTAGAAGGTATTGGAAGTAGGGATCTGTTCTTGTTTGCGTCCGAGACGGCAACTGTACAAAAACCAAATTCAGAGCCCGGCCTTTTGTTTTACATTCGTGCCGCCGGTGAGCTGAAGGTTAATGGCTTTAACTTTAGGGGTAGCGGGAGCTTTGGTGATCTCGTTGTCCGGGTCATAGACTGTCCAGCAATCTTTGAATCTTGCTATTTCCAAAATGCTGGTGCAGGCATTGACTATTATGGACCTGAATGCAGTGGTGGGTATCTGCAAAACTGTACAATTACGGACGTAGGCGTCGTTGGCTTTGTCGCTCGTGATACTAGCACTATAGGACTCATGAACGTTGAATTCAGTCAAGGGATCTATGAAGGCAGCACGAATTGGGC
This window harbors:
- a CDS encoding site-specific integrase translates to MSRLSPQTLTADEQKALLQTSSGHQRDHIIVALALGTGLRLSELVGLNVGDIYFPDGAVRTRIRVRPEIAKRGRTGDVIIPDMLMPKLKRFWLYKMDRGECLEHSAPLLCA